tatGCAAGATTGAAGGTTAGATTGGGTTATAcagaataatttgaaaatgtgtAAAAGGTTATTAAAAACAAGACAAAATGGCTAATAGTAAAGTTCTGACATATAGTCTATCATTTTAGTAACaacttataattaataataatataaaattagttcaTGCATATATGTTCAACTTGTATTTTATACCATTAGTATCAAGATTTTGCATTATTTActttacatttctttttctatacGATGAAAGTTAACTGTTTTGATAGAATtggaaataataattaaaaattaattattgtaaatcAATTATTGCAAATATtattaagaagagaaaaaacttaataaaatatttttttaatgttgatatTTCAAAAAGTCAAaagattattattgttattttttctttttttattaaaatataataaaaatattaaaattttatgtattttttatttgttgaaattggtaagaaataaaacttttactactatattattattatattatcacATTGAATAAAACTAGTAAACAATTAAGTAAAGtgagataaatattttaaataaataatataaaagtttccCTTCAACttgataaaaagatatttttaataatatttattattttattttattctatttttaatattatcaaagtAACACATAGATAAACATTTaactaaattcaaataataataataataataataataataataataaaaaagtatagttGAGGAAAGCTTAACAATGTTATTTTCAGTTACTATAACAATGTGTTTTGATTTAGTAAAGACATTCTTCTTAAACCTCTTCTTGTGGACCACacctttattgtttttctttttttctttttttctatttcagtGTTCTTTCCTTAAAACAAACTACTTGTTAGTATATTCTtcttctaattatatttttcattaacaatatTTTCCTAAAGTATCTTAAACTATTTTAgcttataaataaacttaaaaatattttcactcactccatatttagttttttgacaacaaaacttaattgattttcatttcttaaatgGTTAAAAATTCTTTGGTGTATGTTATTATTGGTATTGGTTAACTACTTACATGTTTAGTCATAAAGGCCAAGTTTTTATCCTAAATCACTCACTAGTATTAtatttttcccaattttttttaaactcttcaaatatattttttttttataattttagtttcatattagggaaaaattaaattatagaaaaatattttatgaaagaaacaaaattttcttcattctttagaaattaaaataacatttttttaaattttagatagctaaaatataaaaaaaaaaattaaggccCAAAATTAAtaggaaataattatttaaaagaatttaatgagtttgattttaaatatttaaacttttcttCTGTGGGATGTAGTTGAATTGTTTGAACAAGAATGGAGGCAAACTCTTTTGCATGTTTGGTTTAGGTTAAcctcaaaataaatatttaacaaaaaggattattttaaagtaataattggTTTGAATATTAgataatatttgtttgttaaaataagtaaaaaaactGTCTAGTtcaaaataagtaaattatatataagtaataaaagcaacaaacaaactcattaattaattaaatttaatgagaAGATTAATTAAGAGTAAGTGAAATgttaagaaagagaaaaaaaatagaaatgggACCCACAACAGGTGCAGAGGAAAATCCAAAACAGGGCAAAAAGGAAACAGAAACAGTCTCTAAATGCACAGAGAACAACACGGAGCCATGCAAAGTTGCCGTTTCCAGCGAGGCCAACCTCTCTGCTCAGTCGTTTGAGGTAAAACGCTTTTCAGTGTCTTCACGAAGccaccttttcttcttcccttctccTCTCTTCAACCAACCCAACAGGGTCTTTTCCTTTTCAACCTCAAACTCTGTCTCTATAATCTCTGTCGAGTTTGAGTTGGGCATGTCCAATGGGTCGAGGGAAGATCGAGATCAAAAGAATCGACAATGCCAGCAGCAGGCAAGTCACCTTCTCCAAGCGCAGAACAGGCTTGTTCAAGAAGGCTCAAGAACTCTCCATTCTCTGTGACTCCGAGGTTGCCGTCATAGTGTTTTCGAACACTGGCAAGCTCTTTGAGTTTTCCAGTTCAGGGTGCGTCTCCTTCTCTTCAACACCCCCTTGCATGTCCTCTTACTTTTCACTATACCCTTCTGCCctctcactttttttcttctatctaCTCTAAAGAATTAATCTTTTGTAATGAGGAACAACTCCTGGTTGTAAAAATCGTGGCTTTCAAAAATTGTCGATCATGATGATGTTGTTGCAGGGACAGAGACTTCTGTTAACATTACTGGTGTTTGTAAATGGATTTCAGATTTaacgaaaaaagaaaagaaatttaattttctttctttccttgaTGGTGTGTAATGTATGAAGATTATTCTGATTCCgttgattttaaatttggtgTGTATGCAGATGATTTTGATTTCATTGGTTTTAAACTTGGTGTGATAAGTAACTTTTAAATATGGTGTATAATGTATGAAAGTGATTTTGATTCGATTGGTTTTAAGTTTAGTGTGACTGATAAATTTAAGTGTGGTTGTGTGTATGAAGATGATTTTGATTACACTAGGTTTAAATTTGGGGTGATTGGTAAACTTTATGTGTGATTGTGTATGaagatgattttggttttgttgattttgaatttgGTGCGATTGGTATTTGCAGTTGATGACTAAAATTTATAGCCTTTAGACTTGTGtgtttaaaacaatttttgtgAGTGTATGATTTGTTTGATATCTTGTAAAGGTAAACTATGATGGTTTTGAAGTGAATTTTTCGTAAAAGGTTGAAAAATTCTCGGTTTGTGTGATTCTATTGCTGCTAAAAATGTCTGTTGTTTGAACTTCATTGGTGTTTGAACTTCTATCCACTGTTCAGCACAGCTcttgtgaaataaaataattcaggGTCAGGGAACAGTTCCGGGCAGCCCCATTATGGGTTTGACTGTTATTGTTctcatttttatgattttgttttataaaaataataagctaaaattttcaaaattgatttgtgtgtGACTCAATTTTAACATGTTTGTCGAagctaatttaattaaaaaaatactcaaatttactGTTTATACAAgctttcaaaattcaattctaGAATTACTGTTCTGTTATGCAAGATATCTTTCTATGAAAGGATTGATTccttattgaaaaatattatgaaaaagagagaaaatgagtttttattttaaatacttatgtTGTTGAAAGGTTAATGCTAAAGGCAgattataaaagatttatacAGTTAATAAGATGGCCTATAGATAAATGGAAAGAGGAAAAGTAAGATAAATGATTTGCTTTGGTGTATCAGTTATCTGTCTTGAATTATTGTCAGTATAATACATCTGTCATTAATGTTTTCCCTGGTGAAATACGAATCAAATCATAAGtgagaattttaaatatataggaAGCAAGAACTAAACATGTCATGCCATAAAGGGTACATTAACATAAGATCCTAgttagaaaagagaagaggcAGTTATGTCCTGTTTGAAATTATGTAGTCTTTTGTTTTGGTAGTGACTTATCAAGTAAATATTTGCTTTGCAAAAGTTTTGAAACATGACATAATATGGAAGGAGTCTGTGAGAGCTTACCCTTAATAAAGGGTAAGGATACAGAAGAAGCAGTGCTGCTACCATAAACTTATCTTTACTGTTCTTATTGGATTTTATTCTGGTTTTGGCAGACCTTTGATATCTCAGTCATCACTCTAAGAAATTTACAAACTTTGTTCAATTTGTATTCACTATTATCATGAGTTTGTCTAGCTATATTATTGTGCTGTTTcatcaataattttctttatcttctcaGCTGGATGTTTGAAgaacaattattttctttttacattatattaaactaaacaGTAAGCTCATTGAAAGATCTCACAGACTCCTTACATATTGTATTTCATACTTCAACTTCTCAGCTGGATGTTTGAATCAAACTCTATTAAACTCAATAGTGAGCTTTAAGCACTTGTTTGTTAGTGTTATTAGTTGAAATGATCACATATATTTTTATGCCAAAGTTACTGCACATATTTGAACAAACTActtaggaagaagaaaaaattgaaattaatctaTAGAAATTCTTTCATGTAAtttctttaaatcttttatttcaCTCCTCTTTTTGTAAAAGTCTTTATAAGTTTGGAAAACCAAATAATGATAGATTTCATCAGAATCTCTTCCATAATCCAAAAACACAGTACAAGAATAATAGTACATTAAATACATTACATAGAACTAACAGAATATCTGTCAAACAAATGTTTAGTTACAgaaggaaaatatatataactactCTAAGAAATTAACACATGGGAgtgcatatttattttgaatacttACAAATCCTTCTTGCAGAATGATGCGAACACTTTCAAGATACAACAAGTGTCTTGGTTCTACAGATGCTACTGCTGTAGCAGAAATTAAAACACAGGTACTCTTTTGTACTTCTGTATCCTCCTGACCATCATAAAGGTTTCACTATCTTACAAACTATTCTTGTAGTCCAAACAACTTTTAATCAAATCCATTTAAAAGACTTGAACCTGAAATGACCCTTTCAAGAAAGGATGTAACACAATTGGGTTTGTTTAATTAATGCTACAAAGTggtaaacaaattttattgtttttgttgttgaatagtgcattatcttttttttttggctttttattatcataaatcaGCAATATATTGGTTATAGTACAAACATTCAATTGCAAActggaaaataataatttattttgtataaaataaacttcTCTACTTTTGGTTTTCTGCTGATAAATCTCAAGTAACTGCATAAAAGTCAACACTAAGAAAGGAAGAAGTGGAAAATGGGTGAGAATGAGAATTGATTATGGAGTGAGGAGGGATAAATGTAAGGGCAGCAGAGAGTGAAGGCAGGCTATTGCCATAGGGAAAGAAAAAATTTCCATAtcagatttgtttttctttcattatcagATTTTATCCTTTCTTCTATTTTACCCTTGTAATTTAAGTACTATTCTGAGTATTTTCTACATATCTGCAGTCAATTTTATCACCTTCTAACTCATTTAGGGTTCCTGCTAAAGTTCTTCTGTTGATTTAAGCAGCACATCATTTCCTTATTTAAGATTCAGAGAATTTAAATCACTCTAGTTCTTAAGAAAGACACTTCTTATGTTTATTTCTGTActacttaaatattattaggGTACAgctttaaatgaatatttttttctaatattttcaaattatatactATTTGTATTGTATTCAATTAGtgaaatctaaatttaaatattaaatattaatatacaaaCTTAGTTTGTAGTTTTACTAGCTTGCTTCAAATATGTGATTAGTCTCACAAAAATTGCATTTGAGTTCTCTTTGTGGATAAACTTGAATCTATCATCAAATTGTGGCATAGTTTATACTTCACATCTAGACTAGAAGATTTGAGATGCAAAGACCTACAAGGAATTGACTGTTCTAGTATAGAAATTGAATGACCCTTTTCTTTGACATTTTTAGATAATCTCGTTCTTGTGTCGTTTGTAATGTCAGTATTGTTCAAGGACAATTACTCTCCAGTACTAATCATTTATGCTGCATTATATCACTCAGTAGACAtttctgattatttttttgaagattttttgtaTGTTGTAAAAAAGCTAATCTCAAAATGTATAGTATTGCTCTAACATGCAATTTTGTAGAAACTACCCCAAGTGTCTGCAGTTAGTGATTAGATGTAATGTAAGAACCATGGAATCAGGTACTGTATGATCAAACAATCCACTCCTCCATTTTATCCATCTCATTTTCCCTTAAGCTTGAATGTTATCTTTCTATTAGCAATCATTACACTTCTCCATTTTATCCATCAGTGGCTTGAATCCTATCACTTGgtcttctcattttttttgcATGATATGTAATTGATGTGGTGTTCTCTCAAATTTTCACCATAATTACGTAAAACAAGTGCAACTCTTATGTCTTGACATTCGGTTTCCATTATAGATAATCTATTAGGTAGTTTTGTTGTCTTTGTTGCAAATACTTACTTTGCTTGACtgcattgtttttaaaatttctttcatCTGGTGTTTACTTATCATCGTTTCTCTTTAGATTTAGTGGAGATTactatactaatattttttttttctttagaaggAAGATTCTAAGATGGTGGACATTCTAAGAGAAGAAATTTCAAAGTTAGAATCAAAGCAATTGTATGTAATCTCttagattttcttttatattattgttattttgcatTCTCCTCTCTTTTTGTGTTGATAGCTGTACAACTTACCTGTGACTATAGACAGATATTGGGTAAGGATCTGACAGGATTGGGAATAAAAGAATTGCAAAATATAGAGCAGCAACTCAGTGAGGGGTTATTGTCTGTAAAGGCAAGAAAGGTCACATTTTTTATCCCTTTTCCATTTGTctatcttgttttgttttttccttttcattgaATGTCATCagtaaaacataattaatgttttCACCTCAGAGCAATGTTTAACCCTTAACTTTTAAAACCTTTCAGGAGGAATTACTTATGGAGCAGCTGGAGCAATCTAGAGTTCAGGTATCAGAATCAAATGTTAGGTTTGTAATGTTGTAATAAACCTCACAGACCTAGGAGAATTGGCAAGGGAGTTTAAAATAGTTGAGAATATGTGAAAATGGTTTATTAATAGGTCTGATGTAGTGATATGCACCTTTAAAGCATTTAAATCAAATCATGCACTCTATCAGCTTACATGGTAGTGAATATCTAGTAATTTGTAAACAATAAACCAATCCTTTTGGCTGGATAGTTGTTAACTTCATACCCACCACGGCCCATTCTTAAGAGGCCACACAAGAACTCAAAAGTCccaataaacaaaattaacaagcTGAACTAAGGCCCAACAAGCCCTAATTGCAATAGTGTAAAAAGGATAACAAAATCCTATTCTGAGCCTCCTTCCGTTTTCTTGATCTTCATGGATATACCTCCATCAATAACATAGAAGtaacaaaatttcatatttgatatttatgaaCTGCACCAGATCAGCCTGTTAGACATTTCACATTGGTGTGCACATACAGTTGATAAGCATGGTCCTCATATTAAAAGGCTGAAGAATTTGATTTCAGTGCTTAGAAATTTGTGGGTAAAATTGAAATGTGTATCAATTTCAGGATATAGTGAACTTGGGAATATACTATTTACTTAGTCATAGAAAGGGCAAGAGAAAAatgttccatttttttataatggtaACTTGTTTGGTCAATTCTTTCCAGGAACAGCGGGTCATGTTGGAAAATGAAACTTTGCGCAGACAGGCAAATATTATTCACTTTCTCTATGTTGTGTACAATGTTGATCTTCTAGCATCTTATGTCACTAATAGCTTTATCTTTCTTCCTATATCATGTTATAGGTTGAGGAGCTTCGTTGTCTGTTTCCACAATCAGAAACAATGGTTCCATTTCAGTATCAACGTCCTGAAAGAAAGAACACTTTTGTAAATACCGGTGCCAGATGTCTCAACTTGGCCAATAACTGTGGAAATGAGAAAGGAAGTTCAGACACAGTATTTCATTTCGGGTACTATGTTTTTTCAATTACCAcacctttaaaataaattgagtaGATCTTCACGGCCTATGTTTTTTGTGTGAAACTAAAAACAatacttttcttgattttcatGGATAAAATACTTTCACTATGATTTGGGTTGCAGACAGTCTCAAGCGGCTGAAACAACACATGTTGTTCAGTACTGTCATACTGGTTTTCACTATCAcataatatttacaaaacaagTGTTTTGCATGAATACTGCATAGGGTGATTTTGTggaatatattttgaattcaaCAAATTTTCTTGCATTAGCTTTTTGCATCCTTTTCTTAACCTCTTTCTCTCAGTTGTTTACCTATAGCACTTTCAGACCTACCTAATTTAGTTAGTTAGCCATACACACTTTTTAGTTATTTGAATGCACTAACTAAAACACTAGAATTCTGACTTTACTGTTgttaattttcacaaacactaCCTAATTATTAGGGATTTTCCTCCTATTTTATGTTCATTTTCTGACTTTACTGTCTCATTCTTTAGGTTGCCTGCTGGTGTTCAAGAGGAAGGGCCCCAAGAAAGAAATCTTTTCAAATGACTTTGCAGAGTTCTGATTTTCTTATTTCAACAGGGAAAATAGAATTTCAGACATTTATTGCAGTTGTAGTTATGTACAATATAGATTAGGGAGAAAGGTTATGACTAAAAGTGACCCTCAAGTTATAAATTGGAATTTGGCTCTTTTTGAATATGCAGATTGACCATTTTTACCATATTGTGGCCTAATTAACTGTGATTGTGAAAGGTCTAATGAAGAcactgttttgttttttactgTTCAGCATTAATCcttctttatgttttctttctatcttAATCATAATCAAGTTACTTATTTCATCATTCACCAACTtcgattatttattttaactgtcttaaatgtttaaatttatattactcTTCCACACTAATCTTTCTTAATGTTTTACTTTCTGACTTAATCATGTAGAATCAGCAAGTTGGTTCATGATaagagggtttttttttttttttttctctttctcttgctgagacaaataatttttcttgtcaTTGGATGATAATGAACCTAAACTactgaaacaaaattaaatcctTGTTTCATTTCATGGCTTATTTTAAGAAGGCAATCGTTTTTATAGTAGAGATTTGTTGAGAATAAAAGTCATTACTTTGTTAAGTTTTCATTAACtcctttcattttcttaatttcctAGACATATTTTTGCTCTCTTTATGGTGAACACAAAGGTGTAAGAAGTTACATAATTCTGAATCATCTGAGAACAATTCAtagtattataaattttatctttacaACCATATcttctattattcttatttcaAATGTATTACAGTTGTCCTTCAGTGTGCAAATAACCACTGTATATAACATTACAGAAGTAATCAAGAACTACTGCTATATACATAGTACATGAAAACTACTGCTATATACATAATGTATGCTATATGATATCAGAAACTTGATTTCTGTGGCTGTTGCTGTAGTCGAAAGCCGTCAATCAATTTAGATCTCTGAGTCATTACATTGGCAAAAAGATTATCCACCTCTTTGCTTATACTATCAGATAACTTCTCCAACACTTGCAGCTTGGTCTGTAATTCCTTGGCTGCATAGTGTCTTCTTACTTCATCAGCAGCAACAAGGTCAGCAACAGCATCGTTGACCTCTTTGATCTCAGCGAAGATTGAAATTTTCTCCATGAACTGTTCACCAATCTCGAAATCAAGTGTGGCAACTAGAGAACTATCAAACCCACCAGCAACTTTTCTCAGCTCCATGTATGACTTACCATCACCATATAAACAAGAGAACAAAACCCCACATACCCAGAATCCAACACACCTCATCTCCTTCACAGCCTCATGAACAATCCTCTCCTTGTCAGAAAAAACCCTTGCTTCCTCAAGATCTTTACCAAGGTTGGTACTGAAACCCCCTGGTTGAAATTGAATTCCTTTTAGATGCTTTCTAGCCAAAGAAGGTGAGTTCTCCAGCAGAGTCAAACCATGAGCCAGAGAAATCCTAGCTTGGCCAAGATGAGAAATACAAGAGGAAATAGAATTGAAAAGCTCTAGCAAACTCAAGGTGTAGCAGAGATACCCTTCAGTTGAACCAACCCCCCATTTGCTCATTGGGTAGTCCATATCTGCAACAAGCTTTGCAAAAGCCTTGTTGATCAAAGGCAAGAGAGCTAAACACCTTTCAAACCATGTCAAGGACAGGGTTTCTGATCTGGCTTTCAAATCCAATGCTAATTGGTCAATTGATTCAGACACATGGAATTTGAAAGCCagaaatgaagaagatgatggcaACTCCTCTTGATGAGGGTATGTGATGGAATGGTGGCGATTCTCCAGCTTGAAGAAGCAATGTTTTGCTAGTTTCTCTATCAAAAGTACCATTGTTTCTTGGTTTTTGGAAGTTAGAATAGAGAAAGCCTATAAAAAGGGGTCTTGACAACTCAAATTCAAACAAGTGTTTGAAAGTTTGGTTGCGTGAGTAagcttaaataataattaacacgAGGTCACGCTCACTCACACACGCATTCAGtattaaatagtataaaaaacaCGCTTTCATTTACaactaacaaaaagaaaatataatttaaaaattaattattataacaaaatcaatttaaaaaatatgataaaaactataaacatttatatacataaaaataatcatagaattataatttttttattaattttatcatttttttaataaaaatacctcagcaaaacaaaaacaaaaattataatgaaatactTATAAAAGAATAGTCATAAGATATTTcagtttttagaaaaaattataattatatcattttgtTTTCGGTAAGATTTTTAGataatgaaaactaaaaaactCGTTGATGAATATAACTAGGtaactcttaaaaataattgtcaacaaaaatcagttataatatttcatcttatagattataaaattttaatattataaaaaaagttataattacataatataacattaaatataaactaatattttttttgtttagaataacaaatttcacttatatactaaaattaacataatcatactatcttatattattttacattttttaattaattaattagttagcttattaaaaaattagtttatcaaCTAACTTGTAAGGTTTGTGTAATAGATGTTTctacaagaaaaaacatatttaaaagacAAAGGAAACATGGGATACATGAATTTGGCGGCGGTCAAATGTTTTTATGATGCATGTTTGCGTAGAACTCAGTTTTGCGTTGAAGTCTAAACTTTAAACACGGTGTTGCTCTTCAACTTGACAACACAATTGGGTTGTCTTTTGGGTCCACTTTTGCAAATTGTGTTTTTCAAGTGTTATTCACATTCTTTGACCTTTCACTAAGAATTTTCCATTCTAAAAATGTATTTCCAAACATATTAATATTctgaaaaagatatatatatatatatatatatatatatatgagaagaaCATCCACAAACTTTACATaataaccaaattaattttctgaaataatttaaagtttatttgaAAGAGTGGCAACCTTTGTTTTAGTAATCTTATCCTAATGTTAAATGTTCTAGAATAATCTTTTGGAATGTTTAAAAAGTGATTAAGGATaattattctctcttttaaacaatttgattAGGGTTAAGTATAGGAAGGTTCCAAGTGTTTCTTTTTTAGCATCAAGTGGTGAATGATGAGTTTTGACTTTCTACCAAACTTCACACACTATTTTGAGTCCCAACAGAATTTCATTTTTccaataatatatcttttttctaaataattttattagtacAAACTCGTACCAcctatttagtttttaaattcaaaattcattctcaaACATATATGTAGAATGTGTtagaaagaaatgaattttaaattaaaatcatttttataaaatcaatattgtAAAGTTAAactaagtttaaaatttataacaaagtatattgtttattaaatatatattttttttgttatcggGTCGttgttcaattatttattaatatctaattttatatttaaaaggtaTATATTTTGATGTAAGAAAAGTGTGTTTGAAATTTCTATGAGCATGTACTTAGTGGAGTACATTAGACGATAGGTTAACATATGATAGCATAGAGTCAGGGAGAATTCTTAGAAGTCTTTATGCATAACATGTacacatttatatttatgtgaTATACttgatattttgaatatttgattatgtATGTCTTGTTTATATATGCTTTGATTGAAACTAACcctcatgcatattaattacaATGGTATATTGTTCATATAACACAATCACGCTCAAGTTTTTCAAAAGATGTTCAAACATGAAGATTTTCCTTGTACAAATTGAAAACCATATCGTTTAGAtgtgtatttgttaaacataataaatgaagagattgttaagacaagatcgtctagaAGACAAGACCGTCTAACACtttcatattttgaagtttaacaaacaacgaTAAACGAAATAAGTGTTTGACAAAGTATAATCTTTGTAACAATAATATCATTGAATGAAAAACATTATATGAAGCAAGAGTTACAACTTTGAAAGAGCAAAGAAAAAGTTTCAGTAAACACATTATCAAGTGACGTTTTACTATGAAAAGGTCAATTCATGATAACTCAACAAACGCGCTATAAAATGTTGTTTTAGTAAACACATTACTATGATAGTAGACTCACTATTAAACAAAATCATCGTAAATGTATCAATATGTTATATGAGAGTCTTGCTAAACACGCTCTGGCTATATCTTGCTAAACAATGTTAAACGAACTCTCAGTATGCCTTTTAAGGACTtttaaggactcaattgggattCTAATAAAAAGGGGGATCAAACTGGAAAAAACCCACATAAATAGGAACAActaaaggatttaaacctattttttacaTGTCACTGTCACATCACACTATCTTTCTCATGTGACAAGAACTCATTTGACATGTAGCAAagcttttttttaaagaaattaaaaaaaattaaaaacaattcacAGACTAACATGATGAACAAATTGCATTACATTTTAAAAGATGaagacaattaaaattaaaattacttaaaacacaaA
This DNA window, taken from Vigna radiata var. radiata cultivar VC1973A chromosome 5, Vradiata_ver6, whole genome shotgun sequence, encodes the following:
- the LOC106761795 gene encoding MADS-box transcription factor 23, whose protein sequence is MGRGKIEIKRIDNASSRQVTFSKRRTGLFKKAQELSILCDSEVAVIVFSNTGKLFEFSSSGMMRTLSRYNKCLGSTDATAVAEIKTQKEDSKMVDILREEISKLESKQLQILGKDLTGLGIKELQNIEQQLSEGLLSVKARKEELLMEQLEQSRVQEQRVMLENETLRRQVEELRCLFPQSETMVPFQYQRPERKNTFVNTGARCLNLANNCGNEKGSSDTVFHFGLPAGVQEEGPQERNLFK
- the LOC106761024 gene encoding protein BPS1, chloroplastic encodes the protein MVLLIEKLAKHCFFKLENRHHSITYPHQEELPSSSSFLAFKFHVSESIDQLALDLKARSETLSLTWFERCLALLPLINKAFAKLVADMDYPMSKWGVGSTEGYLCYTLSLLELFNSISSCISHLGQARISLAHGLTLLENSPSLARKHLKGIQFQPGGFSTNLGKDLEEARVFSDKERIVHEAVKEMRCVGFWVCGVLFSCLYGDGKSYMELRKVAGGFDSSLVATLDFEIGEQFMEKISIFAEIKEVNDAVADLVAADEVRRHYAAKELQTKLQVLEKLSDSISKEVDNLFANVMTQRSKLIDGFRLQQQPQKSSF